One stretch of Arachis hypogaea cultivar Tifrunner chromosome 20, arahy.Tifrunner.gnm2.J5K5, whole genome shotgun sequence DNA includes these proteins:
- the LOC112782898 gene encoding early nodulin-like protein 17 yields MKRMLASSSPVMVLLFMVFAVLVMLPEASAKRWLVGDNMGWNSNVNYSTWVKGKHFYNGDWLFFVYDRNQIDVLEVNKKDYEKCNSDHPLHNWTTGAGRDDVPLNMTRNYYFISGKGGFCFKGMKVAIHVENLPPPPKEDDSQMADAPALPPAIAEAPTLAQPPVEIRAPASALPPTIAKATSPAQPPAETGAPTFSPERGGAPTLSSRTQVLVMAVVFAIGATWDTFIHFC; encoded by the exons ATGAAGAGGATGTTAGCATCTAGCTCACCAGTCATGGTGCTGCTGTTTATGGTCTTTGCTGTGCTTGTCATGTTGCCGGAGGCCTCCGCAAAACGGTGGTTAGTAGGAGACAACATGGGTTGGAACTCTAATGTCAATTACAGTACTTGGGTGAAGGGAAAGCATTTCTACAATGGTGACTGGCTAT TTTTTGTGTATGATAGGAACCAGATAGATGTACTAGAGGTGAACAAGAAAGACTATGAAAAATGCAATTCTGATCACCCTCTTCACAATTGGACCACCGGTGCCGGAAGAGATGATGTTCCATTAAACATGACTCGAAACTACTACTTCATCAGTGGCAAAGGAGGGTTCTGCTTTAAAGGCATGAAGGTAGCTATCCATGTTGAGAACCTGCCACCTCCACCAAAGGAGGATGACTCACAAATGGCTGATGCACCAGCATTACCCCCAGCAATAGCTGAAGCACCAACACTGGCACAGCCCCCGGTAGAGATCAGAGCACCAGCATCAGCATTACCCCCAACAATAGCCAAGGCAACAAGTCCGGCACAGCCCCCAGCAGAGACTGGAGCACCAACATTTTCCCCAGAAAGGGGTGGAGCACCAACATTGTCCTCAAGAACCCAGGTTCTTGTTATGGCTGTTGTCTTTGCCATTGGGGCAACTTGGGATACATTCATTCATTTCTGTTAG
- the LOC112786433 gene encoding uncharacterized protein, translated as MLNKLCYKVLDKCLRDILRFEPYYNAELPFGGKVVVLRGDFRQILPVIPVGSRQDIVQASINSSYLWQHCTVLRLTMNMRLTVGLNTTTLKDIDEFATWLLGIGDGLAGDSIDGESIVLMHDEIDRSILAPTLEVVNEVDAFIMQHVNADEKTYLSSDTLCVEEGNMESELDTLSQDVCNAINCSGLLPHELTLKVGVPVMLLRNIDQSNGLCNGTRLQVRRLGNHVIECITLTGDKVGQVVLISRMNMIPNNQALPFRFQRRQFPIIVSFAMTINKSQGQTLSIVRLYLLRPVFTHGQLYIALSRVNSKAGLRVLIQNSGYMLSKSTINVYREIFQNI; from the exons ATGCTAAATAAATTGTGCTATAAGGTTCTTGACAAATGCTTGAGGGACATTCTTAGGTTTGAACCTTACTATAACGCAGAACTGCCATTCGGAGGAAAGGTGGTTGTTTTAAGGGGGGACTTTAGGCAGATATTGCCTGTAATACCAGTGGGTTCCAGACAAGATATTGTGCAGGCATCCATAAACTCATCCTATTTGTGGCAACACTGTACTGTGTTGAGGCTCACGATGAACATGCGTTTAACTGTTGGCCTAAATACTACCACACTGAAAGACATTGATGAATTTGCCACGTGGTTGTTGGGGATAGGTGACGGCCTTGCTGGAGATTCAATTGATGGTGAGTCGATTGTGCTTATGCATGACGAAATT GACAGATCAATCTTGGCCCCAACATTGGAAGTTGTAAATGAGGTTGATGCTTTCATTATGCAACATGTAAACGCTGATGAGAAAACTTATTTGAGCTCTGACACTTTATGTGTGGAAGAAGGAAACATGGAATCTGAATTGGATACGTTATCACAGGATGTCTGTAATGCTATCAATTGCTCTGGTTTACTACCTCACGAATTGACTCTGAAAGTTGGTGTTCCCGTCATGCTACTGCGTAACATTGATCAGTCGAATGGGTTATGTAACGGAACAAGATTGCAAGTCAGAAGATTGGGTAACCACGTGATCGAATGCATTACACTAACAGGTGACAAGGTAGGTCAAGTGGTTCTAATATCCCGCATGAATATGATTCCCAATAACCAAGCTTTACCTTTCAGGTTCCAACGTAGACAGTTTCCTATTATTGTCTCTTTTGCTATGACGATTAACAAATCACAGGGACAGACACTAAGTATTGTTAGATTATACTTACTGAGACCAGTATTTACACATGGACAACTATATATAGCATTATCAAGAGTCAACTCGAAGGCTGGATTGCGAGTACTTATTCAAAACAGTGGATACATGTTATCAAAGTCAACAATAAATGTATATAGAGAAATCTTTCAGaacatataa
- the LOC112782900 gene encoding early nodulin-like protein 17, producing MKRVLLLLVFVAFAFIVMVPEASAKRWLVGDNMGWSSSYGVNYTNWAKGKHFYNGDWLFFVYDRNQMNVLEVNKTDYEKCNSDHPLHNWTTGAGRDVVPLNVTRNYYFISGKGFCFGGMKLAVHVENLPPPPKASPEVAGAPPALYSRSQVVLLPVVFAVGAAWDTFIHLW from the exons atgAAGAGGGTTCTGTTGCTTCTTGTGTTTGTTGCTTTTGCTTTCATTGTTATGGTTCCTGAAGCTTCTGCTAAGAGATGGCTTGTTGGTGATAACATGGGTTGGTCCTCTAGCTATGGTGTCAACTACACTAATTGGGCCAAGGGAAAGCATTTCTACAATGGTGATTGGCTAT TCTTTGTGTATGATAGAAACCAAATGAATGTTCTAGAGGTGAACAAGACAGACTACGAAAAATGCAATTCTGATCACCCTCTTCACAATTGGACCACCGGTGCCGGAAGAGATGTCGTTCCATTAAACGTGACTCGAAACTACTACTTCATCAGTGGCAAGGGATTCTGCTTTGGCGGCATGAAGCTAGCTGTCCATGTCGAAAACCTGCCGCCGCCACCAAAGGCTTCCCCAGAAGTAGCTGGAGCACCACCGGCGTTGTACTCGAGAAGCCAGGTTGTTCTGTTGCCCGTTGTCTTCGCCGTTGGGGCGGCATGGGACACATTCATTCATCTTTGGTAG
- the LOC112783825 gene encoding chorismate mutase 1, chloroplastic → MEAKLLLKASTTFAAPCSLCDPSRPISSFPLTTPRPSFPFNPFSDFSQKCTLSIRPNAAFTESMPTKKRIDESENLTLDHIRHSLIRQEDSIIFGLLERAQYCYNEDTYDPDAFSMDGFHGSLVEYMVRETEKLHAKVGRYKSPDEHPFFPDGLPEPLLPPLQYPKVLHPIADSININDQVWSVYFRVLIPQLVKEGDDGNCGSTAVCDTMCLQALSKRIHYGKFVAEAKFQAAPDEYKAAIIAQDKDKLMELLTYPEVEEAIKRRVEMKAKTYGQEVVVNMKEHKTEPVYKIKPRLIADLYSDWIMPLTKEVQVAYLLRKLD, encoded by the exons atgGAGGCCAAGCTTCTTTTGAAAGCTTCAACCACCTTCGCTGCACCTTGTTCTCTCTGTGATCCTTCAAGACccatttcttcttttcctctcacAACTCCAAGGCCTTCCTTTCCCTTCAACCCCTTTTCAgatttctcccaaaaatgcacCCTTTCTATTCGACCAAATGCCGCTTTCACCGA ATCAATGCCAACAAAGAAAAGGATTGATGAAAGTGAAAACCTGACCCTTGATCATATAAGACATTCATTAATTCGTCAAGAGGATAGTATAATCTTTGGCCTCCTGGAGCGAGCACAATATTGTTACAATGAAGATACATATGACCCTGATGCCTTCTCCATGGATGGATTTCATGGCTCATTAGTGGAATACATGGTCAGGGAAACAGAGAAACTTCATGCCAAG GTAGGCAGATACAAGAGCCCTGATGAACATCCTTTCTTTCCAGATGGCCTACCCGAACCATTGTTACCGCCTTTGCAATATCCTAAG GTATTGCATCCTATTGCTGATTCTATCAATATAAACGATCAAGTCTGGAGTGTATACTTCAGAGTTCTTATCCCGCAACTAGTAAAAGAAGGTGATGATGGTAATTGTGGATCCACTGCTGTTTGCGACACAATGTGCTTGCAG GCGCTTTCAAAGAGGATTCATTATGGCAAATTTGTAGCCGAGGCTAAATTTCAAGCTGCCCCGGATGAATATAAAGCTGCCATTATTGCACAG GAcaaggacaagttgatggaatTGCTAACGTATCCCGAAGTCGAAGAGGCAATTAAAAGGAGAGTGGAGATGAAGGCCAAGACTTATGGTCAGGAAGTAGTTGTAAATATGAAGGAACATAAAACTGAGCCAGTTTACAAGATTAAGCCAAGATTAATTGCTGATCTATATAGTGATTGGATCATGCCATTGACAAAGGAAGTTCAAGTTGCATATTTATTGAGGAAGCTAGATTGA
- the LOC112782897 gene encoding uncharacterized protein isoform X1, protein MKFKAFLTDNGVYLLEKRFLPALDKLGKTCHVYLTRDHAAFLHNLLNGHGLHSVAQFRREALFDDYRISSQNDDRIAFAVDVSLLHRAVRSAATVCCGSSSDGSNNRLQIKLVKKLPPNCTQQMPFLTFETRGYKSAVIQDVPISKPLSRTQVLELQSALETAQDLPQTLVQAPDLVQLQNFVDRMKYLGDSLNVFISKYGDLHVEVSATLISLGAEFRKLMVIGEKADAPAEDQNLSAQSRSSRSILRGDGQSVQVSVKHFAKSLQCHLAKPDCAFYGIAPQGSCLTVIFQFFIPGTHQTDKSISLHCRLPVLDPGSS, encoded by the exons ATGAAGTTCAAGGCATTCCTAACCGACAACGGCGTCTATCTCCTCGAGAAGCGCTTCCTCCCTGCACTCGACAAACTCGGCAAGACCTGCCACGTGTACCTCACGCGCGACCATGCCGCCTTCCTCCACAACCTCCTCAACGGCCACGGTCTCCACTCCGTCGCGCAGTTCCGCCGCGAAGCCCTCTTCGACGACTACCGCATCTCCAGCCAGAACGACGACCGCATCGCCTTCGCCGTCGACGTCTCCCTCCTCCACCGCGCTGTCCGCAGCGCCGCCACCGTCTGCTGCGGCTCCTCCTCCGACGGCAGCAATAATCGCCTCCAGATCAAGCTCGTCAAGAAGCTTCCACCGAATTGCACGCAGCAGATGCCGTTCTTGACGTTTGAGACGCGCGGGTACAAGTCGGCGGTTATTCAGGACGTTCCGATCTCGAAGCCGCTGTCGAGGACTCAGGTTTTGGAGCTTCAGAGTGCACTTGAAACAGCGCAGGATCTGCCTCAGACTCTTGTTCAG GCACCGGATTTGGTTCAATTGCAAAACTTTGTGGATCGGATGAAGTATTTGGGTGATTCACTGAATGTCTTCATTAGTAAGTATGGTGATCTGCATGTTGAAGTTTCGGCAACACTGATCAGTCTAGGTGCTGAGTTCCGGAAATTGATGGTCATTGGAGAGAAAGCAGATGCTCCAGCTGAAGATCAAAACCTCAGTGCTCAGTCAAGGTCATCAAGGTCGATTTTGAGAGGTGATGGTCAATCCGTGCAAGTGAGTGTAAAGCACTTTGCCAAGAGTCTCCAGTGTCACTTGGCCAAACCAGATTGCGCCTTCTATGGGATTGCACCGCAGGGTAGTTGTTTGACAGTGATATTCCAATTCTTTATTCCGGGTACTCACCAGACTGATAAATCAATCAGTTTGCATTGCAGGCTTCCTGTACTTGACCCTGGTTCCAGTTGA
- the LOC112784589 gene encoding ferredoxin-dependent glutamate synthase, chloroplastic — MRNGKMPTVSIEQAQNNYTKAVKAGLLKILSKMGISLLSSYCGAQIFEIYGLGKEVVDLAFKGSMSKIGGLNGTSSFWK, encoded by the exons ATGAGGAATGGAAAGATGCCTACTGTCTCAATTGAGCAGGCCCAGAATAATTACACCAAG GCTGTAAAAGCGGGTCTTCTTAAAATCCTTTCCAAAATGGGGATCTCATTGCTTTCAAG TTACTGCGGTGCACAGATTTTTGAAATCTATGGATTAGGAAAGGAAGTTGTCGATCTTGCATTCAAAGGAAGTATGTCAAAAATTGGGGGATTAAATGGCACTTCTTCATTCTGGAAATGA
- the LOC112782897 gene encoding uncharacterized protein isoform X2 — protein sequence MKFKAFLTDNGVYLLEKRFLPALDKLGKTCHVYLTRDHAAFLHNLLNGHGLHSVAQFRREALFDDYRISSQNDDRIAFAVDVSLLHRAVRSAATVCCGSSSDGSNNRLQIKLVKKLPPNCTQQMPFLTFETRGYKSAVIQDVPISKPLSRTQVLELQSALETAQDLPQTLVQAPDLVQLQNFVDRMKYLGDSLNVFISKYGDLHVEVSATLISLGAEFRKLMVIGEKADAPAEDQNLSAQSRSSRSILRGDGQSVQVSVKHFAKSLQCHLAKPDCAFYGIAPQGFLYLTLVPVEQQFSC from the exons ATGAAGTTCAAGGCATTCCTAACCGACAACGGCGTCTATCTCCTCGAGAAGCGCTTCCTCCCTGCACTCGACAAACTCGGCAAGACCTGCCACGTGTACCTCACGCGCGACCATGCCGCCTTCCTCCACAACCTCCTCAACGGCCACGGTCTCCACTCCGTCGCGCAGTTCCGCCGCGAAGCCCTCTTCGACGACTACCGCATCTCCAGCCAGAACGACGACCGCATCGCCTTCGCCGTCGACGTCTCCCTCCTCCACCGCGCTGTCCGCAGCGCCGCCACCGTCTGCTGCGGCTCCTCCTCCGACGGCAGCAATAATCGCCTCCAGATCAAGCTCGTCAAGAAGCTTCCACCGAATTGCACGCAGCAGATGCCGTTCTTGACGTTTGAGACGCGCGGGTACAAGTCGGCGGTTATTCAGGACGTTCCGATCTCGAAGCCGCTGTCGAGGACTCAGGTTTTGGAGCTTCAGAGTGCACTTGAAACAGCGCAGGATCTGCCTCAGACTCTTGTTCAG GCACCGGATTTGGTTCAATTGCAAAACTTTGTGGATCGGATGAAGTATTTGGGTGATTCACTGAATGTCTTCATTAGTAAGTATGGTGATCTGCATGTTGAAGTTTCGGCAACACTGATCAGTCTAGGTGCTGAGTTCCGGAAATTGATGGTCATTGGAGAGAAAGCAGATGCTCCAGCTGAAGATCAAAACCTCAGTGCTCAGTCAAGGTCATCAAGGTCGATTTTGAGAGGTGATGGTCAATCCGTGCAAGTGAGTGTAAAGCACTTTGCCAAGAGTCTCCAGTGTCACTTGGCCAAACCAGATTGCGCCTTCTATGGGATTGCACCGCAGG GCTTCCTGTACTTGACCCTGGTTCCAGTTGAACAACAGTTTTCATGCTGA